One Nostoc sp. UHCC 0302 DNA window includes the following coding sequences:
- a CDS encoding type II toxin-antitoxin system VapC family toxin has protein sequence MSLWILDTDCVSLFQRRHPSITQRVNTANAEDIAITIITAEEQLRGRFKIIKQASSSDKLILAYANLQANLDFFKNVKILELNRDAFNYYEDLIGKRIRIGTQDLRIAAIALSMNAILVTRNRKDFEKVPNLQLEDWTVS, from the coding sequence GTGAGTTTGTGGATACTTGATACTGATTGTGTCTCACTTTTTCAACGGCGGCATCCAAGCATAACACAGCGTGTCAATACAGCCAATGCTGAAGATATTGCCATAACAATAATTACAGCCGAAGAACAACTGCGAGGGAGGTTTAAAATTATTAAACAGGCTTCCTCATCTGATAAATTGATATTAGCTTATGCGAATCTACAAGCTAATTTAGACTTTTTTAAAAATGTCAAAATACTTGAATTGAACCGTGATGCTTTCAATTATTACGAAGACTTGATTGGTAAAAGAATCCGTATTGGTACACAAGATTTACGTATCGCGGCGATCGCGCTTTCAATGAATGCTATTTTAGTTACACGTAACCGCAAGGATTTTGAAAAAGTTCCTAATTTGCAACTAGAAGATTGGACAGTATCTTAA
- a CDS encoding alpha/beta fold hydrolase — MSQKSNALWLNTSPSLQYFAEPLLFEMSHSVRMKQWEYCQDQDESSSLDIAVLRLHNYLQSCDRTVHLIGHGTGGLLGLLYARRYPRKIKSLTLLGVGFDAAVDWQSHYYMHCQHLSRQKTLTTMVYNLFGYHDERTINRLVKLLKRDLDCSLSPNSLFQRLRIPPSSVPVPLMVCGGLNDIIVEHDALQGWEPYLKKGDRLWSCPEGGHFFHFFQPQLVGEQILNFWESLQPSNSVFSALKLESRIKASEVRIQK; from the coding sequence ATGTCTCAGAAATCAAATGCCCTGTGGTTAAATACAAGTCCTAGTTTGCAATACTTTGCTGAACCGTTGTTGTTTGAAATGTCTCACTCAGTGAGAATGAAACAGTGGGAATATTGTCAAGACCAAGATGAGTCAAGTTCTCTAGATATAGCTGTTCTCCGACTCCATAATTATCTCCAATCGTGCGATCGCACAGTTCACCTAATTGGTCATGGCACTGGAGGATTACTAGGGCTACTCTATGCTCGTCGATATCCAAGAAAAATCAAGTCTTTAACGCTGTTAGGCGTGGGTTTTGATGCAGCCGTTGATTGGCAATCACATTACTATATGCATTGCCAGCACTTAAGTCGTCAAAAAACTCTGACGACGATGGTTTACAACCTGTTTGGCTATCACGATGAACGAACTATCAACCGTTTAGTAAAGCTGTTGAAACGTGACTTAGATTGTTCTCTCTCTCCAAACTCTCTGTTTCAACGTTTGCGTATACCTCCAAGTTCAGTCCCAGTACCTTTAATGGTTTGTGGTGGCTTGAACGACATTATTGTCGAACATGATGCATTGCAAGGATGGGAACCGTATTTGAAAAAAGGCGATCGCTTATGGTCGTGTCCAGAAGGAGGACATTTTTTTCACTTCTTCCAGCCTCAGCTAGTAGGAGAACAAATTCTTAACTTTTGGGAATCTTTACAGCCCTCAAATTCAGTTTTTTCTGCTCTTAAACTTGAAAGCAGAATAAAGGCGTCAGAAGTCAGGATTCAGAAATGA
- a CDS encoding DMT family transporter, whose translation MQPKLSVSQMPFAFLLLIAPFFLWGTAMVAMKGVIPHTTPLFMAGVRLLPAGVLILIVAAFMGRPQPKGWAAWLWISLFALVDGTLFQGFLAEGLVRTTAGLGSVMIDSQPLAVALLSLWLFQEHIGFWGWLGLGLGVTGISLIGLPDEWIFNLLGSGANITLGNWQDLFASGEWLMLLAALSMAVGTVLIRYVCRYTDPVTATGWHMIIGGLPLWGISSVVESQQWQNLAISDWVSLSYATVFGSAIAYGLFFYFASSGSLTSLSSLTFLTPIFALLFGNLFLSEVLSPLQWVGVSLTLISIYLINQRDILAGQNNTVTINEKSPTHQQPILEASAKKLNPVSLTVRESEPEISP comes from the coding sequence ATGCAGCCGAAACTCAGTGTCTCTCAAATGCCCTTTGCCTTTCTACTGCTAATCGCCCCGTTTTTCCTGTGGGGGACGGCGATGGTGGCGATGAAAGGAGTGATACCTCACACCACACCTCTATTCATGGCAGGTGTGCGTTTGCTACCAGCTGGGGTGTTAATTTTAATCGTAGCAGCATTCATGGGTAGACCCCAGCCCAAGGGTTGGGCTGCCTGGCTATGGATTAGCTTATTTGCCTTGGTAGATGGAACGCTGTTTCAAGGTTTTTTGGCAGAAGGATTAGTTAGAACTACTGCTGGGTTGGGTTCTGTGATGATTGATTCACAACCCTTAGCTGTTGCTTTGTTGTCGTTGTGGTTATTCCAAGAACACATTGGTTTTTGGGGATGGCTGGGGCTAGGACTGGGAGTGACAGGTATTAGTTTAATTGGCTTGCCGGATGAGTGGATTTTCAATTTGCTAGGTTCAGGTGCAAATATCACACTTGGTAACTGGCAAGATTTGTTTGCTAGTGGCGAGTGGTTAATGCTGTTAGCGGCACTATCAATGGCAGTGGGAACAGTGTTGATTCGGTATGTGTGTCGATATACCGACCCGGTAACTGCTACGGGATGGCACATGATTATAGGTGGGTTGCCATTGTGGGGAATTTCATCAGTTGTAGAGTCCCAGCAGTGGCAGAATTTAGCAATATCTGATTGGGTGTCTTTGAGTTATGCTACCGTATTTGGCAGCGCGATCGCCTATGGGTTATTTTTCTACTTTGCTTCTAGCGGCAGTCTCACTAGCTTAAGTTCCCTCACCTTCCTCACCCCCATCTTTGCCCTACTGTTTGGCAATCTCTTCCTCTCAGAAGTTCTTAGCCCTTTGCAGTGGGTAGGAGTATCCTTGACTTTAATCAGTATTTATCTTATTAATCAACGCGATATCTTAGCTGGGCAAAATAATACAGTTACTATCAACGAAAAATCTCCTACACATCAGCAACCAATTTTAGAAGCATCAGCCAAGAAGCTAAATCCCGTATCACTAACTGTCAGAGAATCTGAACCAGAAATTTCGCCCTAA
- a CDS encoding peptidoglycan-binding protein yields the protein MRLRHSSILIFTCFSCLGFYPNRASTATPTPASQIVVGQASSKSPVVLKTGSKGAGVQSLQTQLKKLGYFNGVVNGRYRASTRIAVAKFQKAKALKRVDGIADVATQRSLQAAFAVKNQSVTSSIIPSPVVTSGVVAFSPTPQPTLKPQPTERGFIWWSLLGLGFLGSVGAILYLIRRFGQVKKEQESPTLETETLGEVNKVPDTRQLSELDNTRNGHYNPTSVTSSQRFIPLPSAKLLPPATTSRLAKINIVDELIKDLHSNDSTKRRKAIWDLGQQGDSRAIQPLVELMVNADSQQTSLILAALAEIGGRTLKPMNRALAISMQDESPQVRQNAIRDLTRIYDMMNQMAQMLRHALEDPDAEVQATARYALTQMNRMRSLGEQQSLPEASHKDSQH from the coding sequence ATGAGGCTACGCCATTCCTCAATCTTGATATTTACCTGTTTCTCTTGCCTGGGTTTTTACCCAAATCGTGCAAGTACAGCCACACCTACCCCAGCATCTCAAATCGTAGTTGGGCAAGCCAGTTCTAAATCTCCTGTTGTGCTTAAAACTGGTAGTAAAGGGGCAGGTGTACAGTCTTTGCAAACCCAATTAAAGAAGTTAGGATACTTTAATGGTGTGGTGAATGGACGGTACAGAGCAAGTACACGAATTGCTGTAGCTAAATTCCAGAAAGCAAAGGCTTTAAAAAGAGTAGATGGTATTGCTGATGTCGCAACTCAACGGAGTCTGCAAGCGGCTTTTGCAGTCAAAAATCAGTCTGTCACCTCTTCGATTATTCCATCTCCAGTCGTCACTTCTGGGGTTGTTGCCTTTTCCCCAACTCCTCAGCCAACTCTTAAACCTCAGCCAACCGAGAGAGGTTTCATTTGGTGGTCATTATTGGGACTTGGCTTTTTGGGAAGTGTTGGGGCCATCCTTTACCTGATTAGACGCTTTGGTCAGGTGAAAAAAGAACAAGAGTCCCCAACTTTAGAAACTGAAACTTTGGGTGAAGTTAACAAAGTCCCAGATACGCGGCAGTTATCTGAATTAGACAACACACGAAATGGACACTACAATCCTACATCTGTAACCAGTTCACAAAGATTTATACCACTACCTAGTGCGAAATTGCTACCACCAGCAACAACTTCGCGACTGGCTAAAATCAATATTGTTGATGAATTGATCAAAGACTTACACAGTAACGATTCGACAAAACGGCGCAAGGCTATTTGGGATTTGGGTCAACAGGGAGACTCACGGGCAATTCAACCACTAGTTGAGTTGATGGTTAACGCAGATTCTCAACAAACCAGCCTAATTTTGGCTGCTTTGGCGGAAATTGGTGGCCGTACACTCAAACCTATGAACCGTGCTTTAGCAATCTCAATGCAAGATGAAAGCCCACAAGTGCGTCAAAATGCGATTCGTGACCTGACTCGTATTTATGACATGATGAATCAAATGGCTCAGATGTTGCGCCATGCCCTAGAAGACCCTGATGCCGAAGTGCAGGCAACAGCGAGGTATGCTTTGACTCAAATGAATCGAATGCGTAGCTTGGGCGAACAACAGAGTTTACCAGAAGCTTCGCATAAAGATTCACAACATTGA
- a CDS encoding 4-hydroxybenzoate solanesyltransferase, whose protein sequence is MWRTPERNQEPVWLVIIRLLRWHKPEGRLILMIPALWAVFLAAAGKPPLPLVGVIVLGTLATSAAGCVVNDLWDRNIDPEVERTRDRPLASRALSVKVGIVVAVVAMACAAVLAFYLNPLSFWLCVAAVPVILLYPGAKRVFPVPQLVLSIAWGFGVLISWSAVTQTISLPTWILWGATVLWTLGFDTLYAMSDKEDDRRIGVNSSALFFGNYAPTAIGIFFAGTILLLVWLGVSIHLHLAFWISLVLATAGWVWQYLRLRQQDLPNPVYGEMFRQNVWIGFILLAGMIVGSF, encoded by the coding sequence ATGTGGAGAACGCCAGAACGCAACCAGGAACCTGTTTGGCTCGTGATTATCCGGCTTTTGCGGTGGCATAAACCAGAAGGACGGTTAATTTTAATGATTCCTGCCCTTTGGGCTGTGTTTCTGGCAGCCGCTGGTAAGCCACCTTTACCCTTGGTCGGTGTCATCGTCTTGGGTACTCTCGCCACGAGTGCAGCAGGGTGTGTTGTCAATGATTTGTGGGATAGGAATATTGATCCAGAAGTGGAGAGAACACGCGATCGCCCTCTCGCATCCCGTGCTTTATCTGTGAAAGTTGGTATTGTTGTCGCTGTAGTAGCAATGGCTTGTGCTGCGGTTCTGGCTTTTTATCTTAATCCCCTCAGCTTTTGGTTATGTGTGGCAGCAGTACCTGTAATTTTGCTTTATCCAGGTGCAAAGCGGGTGTTTCCAGTGCCGCAATTGGTGCTTTCAATTGCTTGGGGTTTTGGTGTGTTGATTAGCTGGAGTGCAGTAACGCAAACCATTTCCCTACCAACTTGGATACTTTGGGGCGCAACTGTACTGTGGACATTGGGATTTGATACGCTTTACGCCATGAGCGACAAGGAAGATGACCGACGGATTGGCGTTAATTCTAGCGCTCTATTTTTTGGTAATTACGCCCCCACTGCTATTGGAATTTTCTTTGCTGGCACAATTCTATTACTGGTTTGGCTGGGCGTTTCTATCCACCTTCACCTTGCCTTCTGGATTAGCTTAGTACTTGCTACTGCTGGCTGGGTTTGGCAGTACTTGCGATTAAGACAGCAAGACTTACCTAACCCTGTTTATGGTGAGATGTTCCGGCAAAATGTCTGGATTGGTTTTATATTACTTGCGGGGATGATTGTCGGATCTTTTTAA
- a CDS encoding NACHT domain-containing protein produces MNKLSKNRIFFSIFSLIAANVIAYLINQLPGIPDFPHKGLLIFGAVIIMTLLMIWGIYQQPEDVPEQIDPTLRPRLLEAEETKVKKRSQDSLHLSLMIELDKQEQPQRVGRNPLQPLYTISANQNTSPPQQINRMVEMLQRIDIGGRLLILGQPGGGKTTTLLNLAEELLETAKRDDTAPMPFIFELSAWRDDNVKILDWLIIQLKEEYNVTPRISRFWLERGDILPLLDGLDELGLERQKKCIKAINQYLGEDAKRDLVVCCREEEYHAGEEQLTLLHGAVCLQQLSDRQIQDYLNQLNRPDLWQEIQINAEFLELARTPLLLSMMVIAYQGRAIQTKQDLFDAYIERRFNLLPVGKGEPQRKKNIHFLAFLGKRLRGTQTEFLIENMQPDWLQNRQQRWLYKFILGLGLGMIFGMILGMIFGLSSGLSSGLIFGMIFGLIFGLIFGMIFGLSSGNYSIQSVEAIQLSVTKIGINTFIKNLILGLILGLSSGLIYELIYRPILGLILGLILGLIYGLTYGLVEGLKADLKTKFTPNQGIWASFRNTLFITVIFNILFFSSQLWLQPFLLNFLKLNDVTLILNLSQSLTFIIALLSGGGLACIQHVSLRLVLWRSGYIPWNYAKFLNRAAERRLIQQVGGRYRFIHRLLLDHFANMRLS; encoded by the coding sequence ATGAACAAGCTGTCCAAAAATCGGATATTTTTTTCCATTTTTAGTCTGATTGCCGCAAATGTAATCGCTTATTTAATTAACCAATTACCTGGAATTCCAGATTTCCCACATAAAGGTTTATTAATTTTTGGTGCTGTGATTATTATGACGCTGTTAATGATATGGGGAATATATCAGCAGCCAGAAGACGTACCAGAACAAATTGACCCAACTTTAAGACCGCGACTACTGGAAGCAGAAGAAACAAAGGTTAAAAAGCGATCGCAAGATTCTCTGCATTTGTCGCTGATGATTGAGCTAGACAAACAAGAGCAACCGCAAAGAGTCGGACGAAACCCACTGCAACCCTTGTATACAATCTCTGCAAACCAGAATACAAGTCCACCTCAGCAAATCAATCGCATGGTGGAAATGTTACAGCGAATAGATATCGGTGGCAGGCTATTAATTTTAGGACAGCCAGGAGGCGGGAAAACTACGACACTGCTAAATTTGGCAGAGGAATTATTGGAAACAGCAAAGCGAGATGATACAGCCCCAATGCCTTTTATCTTTGAACTTTCGGCATGGCGAGATGATAACGTCAAAATTCTAGATTGGTTAATTATTCAACTCAAGGAAGAATATAATGTAACACCTAGAATCAGCCGATTTTGGTTGGAACGGGGTGATATTTTGCCGTTGTTGGATGGGTTGGATGAGTTGGGGTTAGAACGACAGAAAAAGTGCATCAAAGCAATTAATCAATATTTGGGTGAGGATGCAAAGCGGGATTTGGTTGTTTGCTGTCGGGAAGAGGAATATCACGCAGGAGAAGAACAGCTTACACTGTTACATGGTGCGGTTTGTTTGCAGCAGTTGTCGGACAGACAGATTCAAGATTATTTAAATCAGTTGAATAGACCTGATTTATGGCAAGAAATTCAGATAAACGCGGAATTTTTGGAATTAGCAAGGACACCATTATTACTCTCAATGATGGTGATTGCGTATCAAGGAAGGGCAATACAGACAAAGCAAGATTTATTTGATGCTTATATCGAGCGTAGGTTTAATTTGCTGCCTGTGGGGAAGGGAGAACCGCAGCGAAAGAAAAATATACATTTTTTAGCATTTTTAGGAAAGCGATTGAGAGGAACGCAGACGGAGTTTTTGATTGAGAATATGCAGCCAGATTGGTTACAAAATCGTCAGCAAAGGTGGTTGTATAAATTTATTTTAGGGCTGGGTTTAGGGATGATTTTTGGGATGATTTTAGGGATGATTTTTGGGCTGAGTTCTGGGCTGAGTTCTGGGCTGATTTTTGGGATGATTTTTGGGCTGATTTTTGGGCTGATTTTTGGGATGATTTTTGGGCTGAGTTCTGGGAATTATTCCATTCAATCAGTCGAAGCAATTCAATTGTCGGTGACAAAAATAGGAATTAATACTTTTATCAAAAATTTGATTTTAGGGCTGATTTTAGGGCTGAGTTCTGGGCTGATTTATGAGCTGATTTATAGGCCGATTTTAGGGCTGATTTTAGGGCTGATTTTAGGGCTGATTTATGGGCTGACTTATGGGCTAGTTGAGGGACTAAAGGCTGATTTAAAAACTAAATTTACACCCAATCAAGGTATTTGGGCGTCGTTCAGGAACACGCTTTTCATCACAGTTATATTTAATATTCTCTTTTTCTCTAGCCAACTTTGGTTGCAACCCTTTTTACTTAATTTTCTTAAACTTAATGACGTTACTTTAATTTTAAATTTGTCGCAAAGTCTTACTTTTATTATTGCATTATTATCCGGTGGGGGATTAGCCTGTATACAGCACGTTTCCCTACGTTTGGTACTTTGGCGCAGTGGCTACATACCTTGGAACTATGCTAAATTTCTCAACCGTGCAGCAGAGCGTCGCTTAATTCAACAAGTCGGTGGCCGTTATCGGTTTATCCACCGTTTGCTACTCGACCACTTTGCTAATATGCGTTTGTCGTAG
- a CDS encoding Ppx/GppA phosphatase family protein, producing MLNLVSASWESVPTPAVEQHRIIAAIDLGTNSLHMVVVKIDPTLPAFSIIAREKETVRLGDRDIAIGNLKPEIIEKAIAALGRFQEVAKTLNVETIVAVATSAVREAPNGKDFLHKVEAELGLSVDLISGQEEARRIYLGVLSGMEFNNQPHMIIDIGGGSTELILGDSHEPRTLTSTKIGAVRLTSELIHTDPISNSEFQYLQAYARGILERSVDEVLTNLQFGESPRLVGTSGTIETLAMVHAREKSGVIPSTLNGYQLNVKDVRELVTRLRKLSHSERAAIPGMPDRRAEVILAGAVILQEAMTLLGAESVTVCERSLREGVIVDWMLTHGLIEDKLRYQSSVRERNVIKLANKYHINLEHSDRVAAFAHSLFDQTQGTLHHWGADERQLLWAAAILHNCGHYVSHSSHHKHSYYLIRNGELLGYTETEIEIIANLARYHRKSPPKKKHETYQNLLTKHHRQMVSQLSAILRLAVALDRRQIGAIAQVQCEYYPEFQKVNLLIFPSQSDDDCALELWSLDYNKIVFEAEFGVKLVANLEKSTVATFA from the coding sequence ATGCTGAATTTAGTTTCAGCTAGCTGGGAGAGCGTTCCAACTCCAGCAGTTGAGCAACACAGGATTATTGCTGCCATTGACTTGGGAACAAATTCATTGCACATGGTAGTAGTAAAGATTGACCCGACACTACCAGCTTTTAGCATTATCGCCAGAGAAAAAGAAACTGTGAGATTGGGCGATCGCGATATTGCTATAGGGAATCTGAAACCAGAGATCATTGAAAAAGCGATCGCTGCCTTGGGACGCTTCCAAGAAGTTGCCAAAACTTTAAACGTTGAAACTATCGTTGCAGTGGCAACTAGTGCCGTGCGGGAAGCCCCTAATGGCAAAGATTTTCTGCACAAGGTAGAAGCGGAGTTAGGTTTAAGTGTGGACTTGATTTCTGGTCAAGAAGAAGCGCGACGAATCTACTTAGGTGTGCTGTCGGGGATGGAATTTAATAACCAGCCCCACATGATTATTGATATCGGCGGCGGTTCCACAGAATTAATTTTGGGCGATAGTCATGAACCGCGTACTCTCACCAGTACCAAAATCGGTGCAGTCCGATTAACTAGCGAGTTAATTCACACTGACCCCATCAGCAATTCTGAATTTCAGTATCTGCAAGCCTATGCAAGGGGGATTTTAGAACGTTCTGTAGATGAAGTGCTGACAAACCTCCAATTTGGTGAATCTCCCCGTTTGGTAGGTACATCTGGCACGATTGAAACCTTAGCGATGGTTCATGCACGAGAAAAGTCAGGTGTTATCCCTTCTACTCTTAATGGTTACCAGCTTAACGTCAAAGATGTACGGGAACTAGTAACTCGTTTGCGGAAGTTGAGTCACTCAGAAAGGGCTGCAATACCTGGAATGCCAGATAGGCGGGCTGAAGTGATACTCGCTGGTGCAGTAATTTTACAGGAAGCAATGACCCTTTTGGGTGCTGAGTCAGTGACAGTATGTGAGCGTTCTCTCCGGGAAGGTGTGATTGTAGACTGGATGCTTACCCACGGTTTAATTGAAGATAAACTGCGCTATCAAAGTTCAGTACGCGAGCGAAATGTCATAAAACTTGCTAACAAGTACCACATTAATTTAGAGCATAGCGATCGCGTGGCAGCATTTGCCCATAGTTTATTTGACCAAACGCAAGGTACCTTACACCACTGGGGAGCAGACGAGCGGCAATTACTATGGGCAGCTGCAATACTACATAATTGCGGTCATTATGTTAGCCATTCATCTCATCACAAGCACTCTTACTATTTAATTCGTAATGGTGAATTACTTGGTTATACCGAAACCGAGATAGAAATCATTGCCAATTTAGCCCGTTATCATCGCAAATCACCACCCAAGAAAAAACATGAAACCTATCAGAATTTGTTAACGAAACACCATCGGCAAATGGTCAGTCAATTGAGCGCTATCTTAAGATTGGCTGTGGCATTAGATAGACGACAGATTGGTGCGATCGCCCAAGTGCAATGTGAGTATTATCCAGAGTTTCAAAAGGTCAATTTATTAATTTTTCCATCTCAATCTGATGACGATTGTGCTTTAGAACTCTGGAGTTTGGATTACAACAAAATAGTATTTGAGGCGGAGTTTGGTGTGAAATTAGTAGCAAATTTAGAAAAATCTACAGTTGCTACTTTTGCCTAA
- a CDS encoding glycosyltransferase family 4 protein yields MTVSVKTLKLLFVSTPVGPLGSGIGGGVELTLYNIAQEMIRRSHQLQIVAPVGSTWNDLPLVQIPGNLQIIAQTQERTAPVTMPENSLLANMWDYARQVQGDYDLIVNFAYDWLPFYLAPFFDCAIAHLVSMGSLNNPLDQIIKQVAKQFPRTIGFHTQAQAATFALEQQYPLLSNGIDVSLYDFCSKPKQQLAWVGRIAPEKGLEDAVAASQITNVPLKIMGKIQDDLYWQKINRDYPNAPLEYLGFLSTNQMQEVLRQCRALLMTPHWVEAFGNVAIESLACGVPVISYRRGGPSEIIQDGKTGFLVEPDSVAGLIAAIARLDKIDRYACRQQAETEFSLKALGDRFENWFYKILDI; encoded by the coding sequence ATGACTGTTTCTGTCAAAACTCTGAAATTACTTTTTGTTTCTACTCCCGTTGGCCCCCTTGGTAGTGGAATCGGTGGCGGTGTGGAATTAACTCTATATAATATTGCCCAAGAAATGATTCGGCGGAGTCATCAACTCCAAATTGTCGCCCCCGTAGGTTCTACCTGGAATGATCTGCCCCTAGTGCAAATTCCTGGCAATTTACAAATTATTGCCCAAACTCAAGAACGCACAGCCCCCGTTACTATGCCAGAAAATTCTTTGCTGGCGAATATGTGGGATTATGCTCGTCAGGTTCAGGGTGACTATGATTTGATTGTCAACTTTGCTTACGATTGGCTACCGTTCTACCTGGCACCTTTCTTTGACTGTGCGATCGCTCATTTAGTTAGCATGGGTTCACTAAATAATCCCCTAGACCAAATTATCAAACAAGTAGCAAAGCAATTTCCTAGGACAATTGGTTTCCATACTCAAGCACAAGCCGCTACTTTTGCTCTTGAACAGCAGTATCCTCTTTTAAGTAACGGCATTGACGTATCATTATATGATTTTTGCAGCAAACCAAAGCAACAATTAGCCTGGGTAGGTAGAATTGCGCCAGAAAAAGGTTTAGAGGATGCGGTAGCAGCTTCACAAATTACAAATGTTCCCCTGAAGATTATGGGGAAAATCCAGGATGATTTATACTGGCAAAAAATTAACCGAGATTACCCAAATGCACCTTTAGAATACCTGGGATTTTTATCAACAAATCAAATGCAAGAGGTATTGCGTCAGTGTCGGGCGCTATTGATGACACCTCATTGGGTGGAAGCATTTGGAAATGTGGCAATTGAAAGTCTGGCTTGTGGAGTACCAGTAATTTCTTATCGTCGGGGTGGGCCATCGGAAATTATTCAAGATGGTAAAACTGGCTTTTTGGTAGAACCCGATAGTGTTGCTGGTTTGATAGCTGCGATCGCTCGCCTTGATAAAATTGACCGATACGCCTGTCGCCAGCAAGCAGAAACAGAATTTTCTCTCAAAGCGCTTGGCGATCGCTTTGAAAATTGGTTCTACAAAATTTTAGACATTTAA
- a CDS encoding DUF2141 domain-containing protein codes for MVRRLKFSVLLLAVVGNIAWLSNAKADFNGKLTIEIDGLKNKQGQVCVSIFANSQGFPNNRDRVLQRQCTKIAEIPLQISFENLKAGNYAVAVIHDQNNDRTLNRNDLGMPTEGFGFSQNPEIRTSAPKFGEAAFLVAGPNTNIKIQLKYF; via the coding sequence ATGGTCAGAAGATTAAAATTTAGCGTGTTGCTGCTGGCAGTTGTAGGAAATATAGCTTGGTTATCTAACGCTAAAGCCGATTTTAACGGCAAATTAACTATAGAAATAGATGGATTGAAAAATAAACAAGGACAAGTCTGCGTTAGTATTTTTGCTAACAGTCAAGGGTTTCCCAATAATCGTGATCGCGTTTTACAAAGGCAGTGTACTAAGATTGCCGAAATTCCCTTGCAGATTAGCTTTGAGAACTTAAAAGCAGGTAATTACGCTGTTGCTGTAATCCACGATCAGAATAATGACCGTACCCTTAATCGTAATGACCTTGGTATGCCGACTGAAGGTTTTGGCTTTTCCCAAAACCCAGAAATTCGCACCAGTGCGCCCAAATTCGGCGAAGCAGCATTTTTAGTAGCAGGGCCGAACACCAATATCAAAATTCAGTTGAAATATTTTTAG
- a CDS encoding carbonic anhydrase — translation MKYHTINEVLENNQAWVAEKLAIDPTYFEKLAHGQKPPFLYIGCSDSRLPLTNFTRTEPGELFVHRNIANQVSLTDINFLAVLEYAIAHLHIKHIIVCGHYDCGGIKAALEGITTGIIDNWVNPIRELYFQKQDEIDALPTRKERLNRLAEINVLAQVKNLYQTSIMRKALHNQNAPTVHGWVLDINTGLIKDLNISTVQWQLPSCPLFSKASLLTLPDFKPTDGVAGCCCEESVKAELPMIVQEGLLQ, via the coding sequence ATGAAATATCACACCATTAACGAAGTCCTGGAAAATAATCAGGCTTGGGTTGCCGAAAAACTAGCTATAGACCCAACTTACTTTGAAAAGTTGGCCCACGGACAAAAACCACCTTTTCTTTACATTGGATGTTCTGATAGTCGTCTGCCCTTAACAAATTTTACCCGCACAGAACCCGGAGAGTTGTTTGTACATCGTAATATTGCTAATCAAGTTTCTCTAACAGATATTAACTTTTTAGCCGTTTTAGAATACGCAATTGCTCATCTCCATATTAAACACATTATTGTTTGTGGACACTATGATTGCGGTGGAATTAAGGCGGCTTTAGAAGGGATTACAACCGGAATTATTGATAACTGGGTGAATCCAATTCGAGAACTCTATTTTCAAAAACAAGATGAAATTGATGCTTTGCCAACAAGAAAAGAACGTTTGAATCGTCTAGCAGAAATTAATGTTTTGGCACAGGTTAAAAATCTGTATCAAACTTCCATTATGCGTAAAGCATTGCATAACCAAAATGCACCTACAGTTCATGGCTGGGTACTAGATATCAATACTGGATTAATCAAAGATTTGAATATATCAACTGTACAATGGCAATTGCCCTCATGCCCTTTGTTTTCCAAAGCATCTCTATTAACTCTACCTGATTTCAAACCAACGGATGGAGTTGCAGGTTGTTGTTGCGAAGAGTCTGTGAAAGCAGAATTACCTATGATTGTTCAAGAAGGTTTGTTACAGTAA